The proteins below are encoded in one region of Effusibacillus lacus:
- the flgD gene encoding flagellar hook assembly protein FlgD translates to MQVYGASSSNSTAATKSTGNSALGKDEFLKILLTQLQYQDPMSPMQDKDFIAQMAQFSALEQMTNMAAGFEKLQKVNSLGAAFNLLGTTVTYRNSDGNDVTGTVTGAEMKDGVMKVKVGEAFVDLLDIVKVTK, encoded by the coding sequence ATGCAGGTATATGGAGCGAGCAGCAGCAATTCAACTGCCGCGACCAAAAGTACTGGTAACAGCGCTTTGGGCAAGGATGAATTTTTGAAGATCCTGCTCACCCAGCTTCAGTACCAGGACCCGATGTCCCCGATGCAGGACAAGGATTTTATTGCCCAAATGGCCCAATTCTCCGCGTTGGAACAGATGACCAACATGGCGGCCGGTTTTGAGAAACTGCAGAAAGTCAATTCTCTCGGTGCCGCTTTCAATCTGCTTGGCACGACCGTGACATACAGGAATTCTGACGGGAATGATGTTACGGGGACTGTAACGGGAGCCGAGATGAAGGACGGTGTCATGAAAGTGAAAGTGGGAGAGGCGTTTGTTGACCTGCTGGACATAGTCAAGGTCACAAAGTGA
- a CDS encoding TIGR02530 family flagellar biosynthesis protein yields the protein MNQEWLLGVRGPLPVTKAEPTTSKRRPEVPAGLFQAELAKRLRQQEVVLSNHAKQRLEKRDIRLNETDLQKIGQAINQVAAKGGKESLIMYKDTAFVINVPNRTIITAVDKLSLKENVFTNIDSAMIL from the coding sequence ATGAATCAGGAGTGGCTGCTTGGAGTTCGAGGGCCGTTGCCGGTCACAAAAGCCGAGCCGACAACAAGCAAGCGCCGACCGGAAGTTCCGGCGGGACTGTTTCAGGCCGAACTGGCAAAACGCTTGAGACAGCAGGAAGTGGTGCTTTCCAATCATGCCAAACAGCGGCTTGAAAAAAGAGACATCCGGTTAAACGAAACCGATTTGCAGAAGATCGGACAAGCCATTAACCAGGTAGCCGCCAAAGGCGGGAAAGAGTCGCTGATTATGTACAAGGATACGGCTTTTGTGATCAATGTCCCCAACCGAACCATCATTACGGCAGTGGACAAGTTGTCGCTAAAAGAAAACGTGTTTACCAATATTGACAGTGCCATGATTCTTTAG